A region of the bacterium genome:
TCAACACCGTGTTGCCGCCGGGCGCGGTGGGCCAGGTGCCGCCGGCGACGTTCAGGCCATCCAGGCGCACCAGGCGGCTCTCGTCGGGGTCCCAGTAGCTCGGCGTCATGGCCCCCGCCACCTCGGCGCAGGTCATGAGCTGGGGGTCCGGCGGCGATGCGGCCGGACCGTGGTTCGTGATGGTCGTGTAGCTCGTATCGGTCCCCAGCTCGGTCAGCCCGTTGTAGAAGGCCACGCGCGAGGTGACGGTCACGCTGTCGTCCAGGGCCAGGTTCCAGCTTGACGCGCCCCCCGAGACGAAGACGTTGATTCCGCCGGTCTCGTCCTGCACGAAGACCTCCAGGCTCCAGCCGTTCAGGAGGTACGTGGGCACCGTGACCACGCCGCTCACCGTCACCGTCTGGTCGAGCAGGGCCGGCGTGCCGTTGGCGTAGTTCTGGTGCAGGTCGGAAATGGGGATCGCCGCGGCCGCGGCGGGCAGGGCGAGGCAGAGGAGCGAGACCGTCAGGGTGCGCACGGGAGACCTCCGGTGAGCGAGATTCGGCGGGGGGCTCATGAGTATACACCGCCGCCGGCGGTGTGATCAACGCTCGGCGGCGGGGCCGGGCGGCCGTACCGAGGCGCCGCCGCCGTCCTCGTGCACGGTGAGGACGGGGCAGCGGGCGGTGCGCATGACCTTCTCGGCGACCGACCCGAACAGGAACCGGCGCCAGCCGGACTCGCCGTGCGTGGCGATGATCACGAGATCGGCGCCGAAATCCTCGGCGTGGGCGGCGATCTCTTCGCCCGGCTTGCCGCGGGCGAGGTGGATCGACACCTCGAGTTCGCGCGATGACAGCTCCGCGCCCAGGGCCCGCAGGGATTCCTCGGCCTGCTTCAGTATCAGGTCCTGGTAGCCGGCCACGTCGAATGCGCTCGAAGGCGCGCCCATGTCGATGGTCGGGCCGTGTATCGTGACCGGTTCGACGCAGTGCATGATCCGCAGTTCCGCGCCGAACTGCACCGCGAGCGAGCGGGCGAGTTCGATCGCCTTGCGCGACGGTTCGCTGAAATCGGTGGGACAGAGAATGCGACGGAACATGACCATACTCCCTCCTCGGCTTTCCGCGGCGGAATCACCGGTCGGATGATCGCGGGCGGTGAACCGCCGCCACATACATTAGTCGACCAGGGAAGGCGAATCGTCAACCTGTTGTCGGGGCCGGCGGTCATCGGCGCCTATTGCAACGGACCGGATCTCCTGGTATGCACTCGTCGAAACGAACTCGAGCCCGGTCATGCGAGAAACCGCGGGAGGATTGACATGGCGAACGAGGGTTACCACGAGCCGGTCACGGAACTGTCCGCCGAGACGCGGGACATGCACCGCGCGATCGTCTCCCTGATGGAGGAGCTGGAAGCCGTCGACTGGTACAACCAGCGCGTCGACGCCTGCAGCGACAGCGAGCTGGGCGCGATCCTCGCCCACAACCGGGACGAGGAGAAGGAGCACGCGTCCATGATCCTGGAGTGGATCCGCCGCCGGGACCCGGCCTTCGACAGGGAGCTGCGCGACTACGTCTTCACGGACAAGCCGATCGCGCACGGCTAGGCGGGTCGGCGTGCCGCGCCGAAGCGTCGCAGTTGCGGCACCATCAACGCCAGCGTGAGCGCCACGGCCGCCAGGTCGGCCACGGGGAACGAGATCCAGATCCCGTTCAGCCCCCACGGCCGCGGCAGGATCAGCAGCAGCGGCAGCAGGAAGATGAACTGCCGCGACAGGCTGAGCACCAGCGCGGGCAGGGCGCGGCCGATGGCCTGGAACAGGGTCGCGCCGACCATCTGAATGCCCACCAGGGGGAAGGTCAGCACGACGACCCGCACGGCGCCGACGCCGATCGCCAGCAGCTCGCGGTCGCGGCTGAAGATCCCCAGGATCGTCGTCGGGAAGGCGAGCATCAGCGCCGCGCCGGCCGTCGCGATCGCGGTGGACGAGGCGAGCGCCAGCCTCACCGCGCGCCGCGCCTTGTCGAAACGCCCGGCCCCGTGGTTGAAGCCCACGATCGGCTGCAGCCCCTGGGCCAGGCCGATCAGCGGGGTGATCATGAAGATCAGCAGGCGATTGATCACGCCGAAGGCGGCGATGGCCATGTCGCCGCCGTGGATCGCGAGGGTGTGGTTCATGACCACCGCCAGCACGCTGGACGCCGCCATACGCACGAAGGACGAGGAGCCGATGGCGACGATCTCCCCCATCATCCCGCGCAGGGGGCGCCAGTGCCGCAGCGCGAGCGACAGCGGCGTGCGGCCCGAGCGGAAGTAGCCGAACACGTACAGCGCCGCCAGCACCTTGGCGATCACGGTGGCCCAGGCCGCGCCCGCCAGTCCCCAACCCAGACCGAAGATGAACACCGGGTCCAGGGCGATGTTCACCACGGCCCCGATGAGCATGCTGATCATTGCGACGCGCGCCTGTCCCTCGGCGCGGATGACGTTGTTGCTGGCCATGGCGAAAGCGTGCAGCAGCGTGCCGGCGAGCAGGATCTCCATGTACTCGCGGGCATGGGGGAGGATGGTGTCGGTGGCGCCGAAGAGCCGCAGCAGTTCATCGAGCCGGAGATAACCGACCGCCGTGATCAGGACGGAGAGCACCGTCACCGCGAAGAGCATGTTGCCCAGCGCAACCTGCGCCCGCTCCGGGCGGCCCGCCCCCAGGCTGCGCGAGATGACCGACGCCGCGCCCACGCCCAGCATCTGGCCGATGGACATCACCAGGATCTGGATGGGGAACGCCACGGCGATGCCGGCGATGGCCAGCGCGCCCACGCCGCGGCCCACGAAGATCGTGTCCACCACGTTGTAGAGTCCCATCACCGCCATGCCGACCATGGCCGGCACCGACAGGCGCGCCAGCAGGCGGCCGAGATGGTCGTCGGAGAGGAGGTGGTCGCGGGGATTGCCGTCGGTCATGGTGCTCCCGTCCGGAAGTGGTCCCCGGAATATGCGTGTCGTTCGGCCCGCAACCGGACAAGGTCCCGGGGCGGCGGCGTAATCGCTTCGCTTTGCGGTGGGCTCGCCCTATCATTCTGCCATGGAAGACATGGAACGGCAACGCAGCGGCGTGATCTACGGCCTGGCCGCCTTCGGCGCATGGGGCCTGCTGCCGCTGTACTTCAAGGCCGTCGGGTCGGTGCCGCCGCTGGAGGTGCTGGCCCACCGCGTCGTCTGGTCTCTGGTGCTGTTGCTGATCCTGACGGCGGCGCGCGGGCGCCTGCGCGAGTTCCGACGGCTGCTGCGCGATGCGCGCACCCAGCTCACGCTCGTCTGCACGACCGGTCTGATCGCCGTCAACTGGGCCTCTTCATCTGGGCGATCGCCAACGCGCGCCTGCTCGAGGCCAGCCTCGGCTACTTCATCAATCCCCTGTTCAGCGTACTGCTCGGCTTCGTCTTCCTGCGCGAGCGCCTGCGGCCGCTGCAGACGGCGGCGGTGATCCTGGCGACGATCAGCATCGTCTGGCTCACGACCAGCTACGGTCGCCCGCCCTGGATCTCCCTGGTCCTGGCCGTCAGCTTCGGGTTCTACGGCCTGCTGCGCAAGCGGGTCGACGCCACCGGCGTGCAGGGTCTCACGGCCGAGACCCTCATGCTCTCGCCGGTGGCGGTCGCCTGGATGATCTGGCGCCAGGACAGGGGCGAGCTGCATTTCCTGCACGCGGGCGGCGGCATCGACATGCTGCTGGTCTCAGCCGGCGTCGTCACGGCCCTGCCCCTGGTCTGGTTCGCCGAGAGTGCGCGGCGCCTGCGGCTGGCGACGATCGGGTTCATGCAGTATCTGGCGCCCACCGGACAGTTCCTGCTGGCGGTGCTCGCCTTCGGCGAGCCCTTCACGCGCACCCACGCCGTGGGTTTCGGCCTGATCTGGATCGCGCTGGCGCTCTACACGTACGACACGCTGCACGGCATGCGAAGAGCCGCGCCGGCTTCGACGGGGAGGACCCGCACCTGACGCGTCGGTCTCACGCGAAGCCCCCCGGAGATCCTCCGGGGGGCCTGTCCTGTCGGGCGGTCGGGCCGGCTTCTACCGGTATATGCTCTTGACCGCGGTCCAGGTGATCGTTTCGTCGGCGACGGGCTCCAGGTCGATTGTCATGGTGTTGTTGGTCTCGTCGACCTCGGGGACCAGGTTGTACGGATCTACGACCACGGTCAGGGTCGCCTGGCCCGCGTACGGGATCCACTGCACGTAGGGCGTGATGGTGTACTTGCAGCCGCAAAAGTAGAAGAGCGCAGAGCGCTGGCAGTTGCCCGCGTAGTAGGCGGTGAAGCTGACGATGTCCAGGCACTCTCCCTGGCCGCAATTGGGATACAGGTAGTTCCAGCAGGTGTGATGGTTCTGGACGTACTGGACGCCGTCCTCGAGCAGTTCGACCATTATGGGTCCGTAGTAGATGGCGACCTGCAGCAGATGGTTGGCGAGATTGCCGTGGTTGGCCAGCCCGATGTGGGGCGCGGCCTGGTAGCCGTTTCCGACGATCTCCACGACAACGTCATCCACGCTCAAATCCAGATCCTGTCCCTGAGCCGGCACGACGGCCAGCGTGCAGAGCGCAAGACCCACGATTGTCAGCGTTTGCCAGTTCTTTGACCTCTTCATCGCGATACCTCCCTTTCGTCCCTCTTTTGTTAAGCTCGCGTGTCGCTTCGTTGCCTATCTGACCATTGGATGCGCATGGACTGTTTGGCCGACACCTAGATCTTACGTGAAAATCATTGCATATTTTCAGTTAATTGAAATGTCCGCATTCATTTTGATGCTTCATGGGGACAATCGATTGATACGCAGCAAGTTGATGATGTCGCATCAATTGGCGGGCGTCGAGGGATTTTCGCGGACAAACGGCTCCGGGGACCCCCGGATCGGATCAGTATTGGGCTGGCGATAAGCGCCGACCGAATATATCCTGGATTGGCGTGATCTTATTCGATGGACGAGGACTCAGTAAAAGGACGTGATCATGACCTTCGCATTGCCCGATCTGCCGTACGCCCGGAGCGCGCTGGAGCCCCACATCTCCGCCGAGACGCTGGAGTATCATTACGGCAAGCACCACGCCGCCTACGTGGCCAATCTCAACAAGCTGGTTCCCGGCACCGAATTCGAGGACAAGTCGCTCGATGAGATCGTCAAGACGGCCCCGCCCGGCGGCATCTTCAACAACGCGGCCCAGGTCTGGAACCACAGCTTCTACTGGCGCTGCATGAGCCCAGACGGCGGCGGCGCGCCCGGCGGCGCGCTGGCGGACGCCGTCAACGCGGCTTTCGGCTCCTTTGCCAAGTTCAAGGAGACGTTCTCCACCTCCGCGGCCACCAACTTCGGGTCCGGCTGGACCTGGCTGGTGAAGAACGCCGACGGCGGCCTGGAGATCCTCAACACCAGCAACGCCGGCTCGGCCCTGACCAGCGGCCTGACGCCGCTGCTGGTCATCGACGTCTGGGAGCACGCCTACTACGTTGACACGCGCAACGCGCGCCCAAAGTACGTCGAGAACTGGTGGAACCTGGTGAACTGGGACTTCGCGACCAGGAACTTCGCCGGCTAGACGCAGGCGCGGCATCGCGGGACATCGCCGGGAAAGCTCCGTTCGGAGCTTTCCCCTTCTTATTATCATACCAGGATCAGGCGTTGGCGAGAGCGGCGGCGACCAGGGCCAGGGCCAGCGGCAGGAAGATGGAAATGGCGGCGCGCATCACGATTTTATGGCTCATGTCGGGCTTTCTGGTCGGATCTGGAGCGGGATCGGATCAAGCAAAGATATGAAGGTTCGTGTCCAGGTCAAGATTTGACCGGCCTCGTGAATTCGAGGGTCGCGTACCAACCCCACCAGCGCAGGGGTGGGATCATCTTGAACAGGACGTCGTCCAGTCCGTCCATGACGCGCAGGAAGGGCTCGAAGACGCGCGGCCACTTCACCAGCGGGATGGCCAGGAGCGAGCACATGTGGAAGCAGCGGACCTCCACGCCGTCGAAGTGGCGCTCGAGCACTTTCACGTCGGCGCGCACGAGCGGGTGTTCGTCCGCGGTGCGCATCCGGGGCGTGACCCTGCGGAAGAGGTTGAGGGCGGGGTTGTGGCCCAGGGGCTCGGAGAAGACGGCCACGCCCCCGGGCTTGAGCACGCGGGCCAGCTCGCGCCCGGCCACGTCGAG
Encoded here:
- a CDS encoding MATE family efflux transporter, giving the protein MTDGNPRDHLLSDDHLGRLLARLSVPAMVGMAVMGLYNVVDTIFVGRGVGALAIAGIAVAFPIQILVMSIGQMLGVGAASVISRSLGAGRPERAQVALGNMLFAVTVLSVLITAVGYLRLDELLRLFGATDTILPHAREYMEILLAGTLLHAFAMASNNVIRAEGQARVAMISMLIGAVVNIALDPVFIFGLGWGLAGAAWATVIAKVLAALYVFGYFRSGRTPLSLALRHWRPLRGMMGEIVAIGSSSFVRMAASSVLAVVMNHTLAIHGGDMAIAAFGVINRLLIFMITPLIGLAQGLQPIVGFNHGAGRFDKARRAVRLALASSTAIATAGAALMLAFPTTILGIFSRDRELLAIGVGAVRVVVLTFPLVGIQMVGATLFQAIGRALPALVLSLSRQFIFLLPLLLILPRPWGLNGIWISFPVADLAAVALTLALMVPQLRRFGAARRPA
- a CDS encoding ferritin-like domain-containing protein, producing MANEGYHEPVTELSAETRDMHRAIVSLMEELEAVDWYNQRVDACSDSELGAILAHNRDEEKEHASMILEWIRRRDPAFDRELRDYVFTDKPIAHG
- a CDS encoding superoxide dismutase [Fe] (SodB; iron binding; present under aerobic and anaerobic conditions; destroys free radicals); translated protein: MTFALPDLPYARSALEPHISAETLEYHYGKHHAAYVANLNKLVPGTEFEDKSLDEIVKTAPPGGIFNNAAQVWNHSFYWRCMSPDGGGAPGGALADAVNAAFGSFAKFKETFSTSAATNFGSGWTWLVKNADGGLEILNTSNAGSALTSGLTPLLVIDVWEHAYYVDTRNARPKYVENWWNLVNWDFATRNFAG
- a CDS encoding universal stress protein, which produces MFRRILCPTDFSEPSRKAIELARSLAVQFGAELRIMHCVEPVTIHGPTIDMGAPSSAFDVAGYQDLILKQAEESLRALGAELSSRELEVSIHLARGKPGEEIAAHAEDFGADLVIIATHGESGWRRFLFGSVAEKVMRTARCPVLTVHEDGGGASVRPPGPAAER